The Gloeocapsa sp. PCC 73106 genome includes the window GGGGAACGGGTAAAGGGGAAAAATCTACCTTGTCTACCTTGTCTCTCCCCCTGGGGAAAGGGTAAAGATTTAGATAGAAATGGGACTCACAATTTTATGTTAACTAATTAAGCGGACATGATATGAGATGTGAGTATCCTGTTTTAGAATGTTAACAGTGGGCTAAGCTGACGAGGATTTTTTCGATGTTATCTGCTGATCAAGGACTAAGTTCAGAGTTTCTAGCTTTATGTGAATCTCAACTGGCGTTACTGACTGAGAGTTTAGGTGCGAACCAAACTGCTGTTTATCTGACTCAAACATGGCAACCATCTAATGGTACTAAACTCGTCCCTGTGGCTGTTTATCCTCGCACCGACGTTCATTTGCTGGAAAGCTTACCGGAAATCAAACCCAATCAAACCAAATTGCGCAAACTCTTACCCAGGGGCGAAGTTATCAATAATCAAAGTGAGGTTTTATCTTCTCCACAGAGCAATAAGGAACAATTGGTGCTACCGTTAATATATGAAGACATGGTTATGGGGTTATTGGTAACGAGCAGGGAAGATAAGGAGTGGAAACCGCCGGAACTAGTACAAATTGAGCAAATTGCCCAAACTATTGCGATCGCTTGTCTTTTGGATCAACGTCAGTCTTGGTATGAACAAAATTTAGTTGATATGCAGGAAATCCGGATTGTTGAACAAACCAAACTCGCTGATTTTCTGCATCAGTTACGCAACCCTCTCACAGCTTTGCGCACTTTTGGAAAGCTTTTACTTAAGCGCTTAATTCCAGGAGATGAGAATCAAAAAATTGTTACCGGTTTGCTGCGAGAAGCGGAACATCTTCAAGATTTGATCAAACAGTTTGAAACTGGAACGAGGGAATCTCCACAACTCGACTCAGCTTCTCAGGTTAAATCTTCTTTTTTACTACCTGCGTTAACCTTAGAACCCGTTAATCTGAGCGCCGTGGTGGAGCCGATACTGCTCTCAGCACAGACTCTAGGAGAAGCTAAAAACATTCAACTATTGGTAGAGTTATCAGCAGTGCTTTCCCCAGTACAAGGGAATGCTCAAGCTTTGGCAGAAGTGCTGCAAAATTTGGTTGATAATGCCCTTAAATACACACCATCGGGCGGAAAAATTAAAATCACGACTCTTACTAAACCGGGATTTCTCGGTCTTGCTATTCATGATACTGGGTATGGTATTCCCCATGAGGTACAAGAACGTATCTTCGAACGCCATTATCGCGGTGTTCAGGCAAATGGCGATATTCCGGGTACGGGTTTAGGACTAGCGATCGCTAAAGATTTGATAGAACAGATGCACGGAAGTATCGAGTTAATCAGTCCTAATCATTGTGAGTTTGAAGATAAAGGGACAACTTTTATCGTTTGGCTTCCTTTAAGTAAAACTTAATTAAACTTTATGTATTTTTGTATCTTTTATTCAAACCAAGCGGAGTTGCCAGTTATCATAGACTTTGGCTTTTTAAACTAAACTTTAAGTCCTTGGGTTAAGTTAGGAGGAAAAATGGATTTTATCACCAATTTATTCGGCAACCTCAATATAGAGGCGATTTTACAGTTAACTTTCGTGGCTCTAATCATGATTTCAGGACCTGTGGTTATTTTTGTCCTGGCTTTTCGTGGCGGAGACCTTTAAAGCATTGCTTCCCCCGAGTTGAATTGGGGGGAGTATCTAATGCGATCGCTCATAACGCCCTACGGCTCTCCCGTACTTGTGGTGATAAGCAAAACTTATCGGTTATAGGGAATAGGGAACAGTTAAGAAAATACACTATTTCGGTAATTTGTCTAGCATTAAATTAAGTAGTATGCTACAATAATTAAAGGTTTCAAAGAGCGATCGCCCATAACCTGGTCTAAAATTCTCTTAAAACCATAAATATCACCGTAGCTTCTGTTAGAGTGGTTCGTAATGCGATCGCTTCTAACTGGTCTTCGTATTTTAAACTCGCTTAGGGCGAACTTCAAATTCAGAACGCGCACGGAAGAAGCAGACATCAAACTCAAAGAAGAAATTAGCTTGCCCCAAGATTAAAGGCACATTGGGTGCTTGTGTCCAAGCAAATGCGAGATCAACTTCGGAAAACAAACTGACTTGAGCATTAACAACGACTGCACGAGCTTCAAATCGAGCCAAGTTTCCTGCTAATAGAACCGAGATCGTTTCATTCTCCCAGATTAAGCCCAGTTGTAAACCCAATTCATAGGGCAAAACATTAACGCTTGCGCCTGTATCCAATAAACCTTCAGTGTTCAGGCGTTGACCATCAAGGCTGAGCATCAAAGGCAAATATGGCATTCGATCAACCATGCCAAGGCTGCTGTCAACAATTTTGTAGGGAAATCTTTAAGCGTCAACCATTCTTCTGTTGCTGCTTTGTTGCCAGAAGATTCATCAAGACATTGGCCGCCTCAGAGCAATTGTACGGCGACCAGACCGGATACTCCTGGTTCGCAACAAAGAAGATTGCATTTGCGTCCTCTTCCTTAACAAGTTCTGTTGCAAGAAACTGCATTAGCCGAAGCTTGTCAATTTTTGAAAGTTCCTGGATTTGTGACATGAGTTCAGCTAATGGCATTTGAGAGTTCCTCTTCTAGGGGTTTGTGAAAGAAAACGATTACTCCCTCATTTTAACGGCTCACCACAAGTACGGAAGAGCCAAGAAAACTCACATTCCGACTAGGGAATGGAGCTTAATTTTAGTTAAAGTCCCGTTAGTATTTTTCTCCCTTTGCAATTTGGCGTTAAAATAAAGACAAATGCCAAACCAGAAATGAAAATGATTCAATCAACACAACCACTATCCATTTTAGGGATCGCTCTTAATGAGGATGTATCCTCAAGCTTTAACAGCCCCTCTGTGATAAGACAGGGATTACCGATCGCGTCTTTTAAGCGAGTAGCTGAATATTACCAACTATCAGACAGTCAAATGTCTGAAAAAATAGGCACTTCCCTGAGAACAATTGTCAGACTTCAAAAAGAACAAAAACCGTTAAATCTCATTTGGTCTGACAGATTATACCGACTAGCGCGAATCGCAGCACAAGCGCAGACAGTGTTTGAAAATCCTCAAAAGGCTACTGATTGGTTAAAAAGACCAAATCGCGCTTTAAATGGAAATGCACCCATTGACTTACTTGATACCGATGCAGGGACACAACTGGTAGCGGATTTACTTGAGCGGATTGAGTTAGGGGTATACAGTTGAGTCTAAGTCTGTGGCGAATTGTCAAGCGTAAATATGCAGACACAGCTTTTAGTGGAGAAGGTGCCTTCCTAGTAGGTGGACGTTGGAATTCACAGGGGCGTAGGATGGTTTACACTTCAGGGACCCTCTCACTGGCGGCTTTAGAAATCTTTGTCCATATGGAAATAGAGGATATGCCACCGATGGTTTATCAAAAAGCAACTATCCCTGAGTTAGTAAAAATCACATATCTGGCCGCAACTGAATTACCTTTAGATTGGCGCAATGTGCCCGCACCAAGTGTTTTAGCAACAATAGGGGATGACTGGCTTCAAAATAATGAGACCGCTATTTTAGCCGTTCCTTCTGCTATTATTCCCGTTGAGTATAACTATCTAATCAACCCTACACACCCTGATTTTGCTCAATTAACTTTTGATGAACCTCAACCATTTGAGTTAGATCCAAGACTTTGGAGAAGTAGTTAAGTTTTGAGAGTTCCTCTTCTAAGGGTTTGTGAAAGGAAACGATTACTCCGTCATTATATTGCTCCCTTCTTTATATTTTTTAAAGAGACAAGAGCATTTGGCACTTAATGGTCCTGTTCTCTGAGTTTATCGAGGACGCTGCGATCTTCTAAGGTAGAAGTATCTCCTACCACATCCTGTCCAGCGGCGAGGTTACGTAAGAGACGACGCATAATTTTACCCGATCGCGTTTTAGGTAAGCCGTCGGTGAAGCGGATTTGTCCAGGACGGGCGATCGCGCCAATTTCTTTAACTACGTGTTGCTTGAGTTCATCGCTGAGGGAATCACTGGGTTGATAGTTATTTTCCAGGGTGACAAAAGCGAAAATGTCTTCTCCCTTAATCTCATCGGGACAACCTACGACGGCCGCTTCAGCTACAGCTTTATGAGAGACTAAAGCCGATTCAATTTCCATCGTACCTAAACGGTGCCCAGAAACATTAATAACATCATCAACGCGCCCCATTACCCAGAAATAACCCTGATCATCCTTGCGGGCGCCATCTCCTGCGAAATACAGATATTGTCCGTCCTTTGGGGGAATATGTTCCCAGTAAGTCCGACGAAAGCGATCGGGGTCACCGTAGACTGTACGCATCATACCGGGCCAAGGATGCTTAATGACTAGATAACCCCCCTGATTATTAGGGAGAGAATTACCCTCTAAATCTACGACATCAGCGATAATTCCCGGAAAAGGAAGAGTCGCTGAGCCTGGTTTAGTAGGGGTAGCGCCGGGTAGGGGGGTAATCATCACACCTCCGGTTTCGGTTTGCCACCAGGTATCGACGATGGGACAATGTCCACCTCCAATGATGCGATGATACCAAATCCAAGCCTCAGGATTAATTGGTTCTCCCACTGTACCGAGGAGTCGCAAAGAAGAGAGATTGCGAGCGAGGGGATAATGTTCACCCATTTTAATAAAAGAACGAATCGCTGTGGGTGCAGTATAGAAGATATTAACGCCGTATTTTTCGATAATGTCCCAAAAACAGCCGGGATTGCTCGGACGAGGTACTCCTTCGTACATTAGGGTCGTAGCACCATTAGAAAGGGGTCCATAGACGATATAACTGTGACCCGTAATCCAACCCACATCGGCGGTACACCAATAGATATCTGTGTCTTGGAGGTCGAAAATCCACTTGGTGGTGATATGGGTATAGAGATTATAACCGCCCGTTGTATGTACTACTCCCTTGGGCT containing:
- a CDS encoding GAF domain-containing sensor histidine kinase, coding for MLSADQGLSSEFLALCESQLALLTESLGANQTAVYLTQTWQPSNGTKLVPVAVYPRTDVHLLESLPEIKPNQTKLRKLLPRGEVINNQSEVLSSPQSNKEQLVLPLIYEDMVMGLLVTSREDKEWKPPELVQIEQIAQTIAIACLLDQRQSWYEQNLVDMQEIRIVEQTKLADFLHQLRNPLTALRTFGKLLLKRLIPGDENQKIVTGLLREAEHLQDLIKQFETGTRESPQLDSASQVKSSFLLPALTLEPVNLSAVVEPILLSAQTLGEAKNIQLLVELSAVLSPVQGNAQALAEVLQNLVDNALKYTPSGGKIKITTLTKPGFLGLAIHDTGYGIPHEVQERIFERHYRGVQANGDIPGTGLGLAIAKDLIEQMHGSIELISPNHCEFEDKGTTFIVWLPLSKT
- the psb30 gene encoding photosystem II reaction center protein Ycf12/Psb30: MDFITNLFGNLNIEAILQLTFVALIMISGPVVIFVLAFRGGDL
- a CDS encoding aspartyl protease family protein, with the protein product MVDRMPYLPLMLSLDGQRLNTEGLLDTGASVNVLPYELGLQLGLIWENETISVLLAGNLARFEARAVVVNAQVSLFSEVDLAFAWTQAPNVPLILGQANFFFEFDVCFFRARSEFEVRPKRV
- a CDS encoding antitoxin Xre/MbcA/ParS toxin-binding domain-containing protein, with the translated sequence MIQSTQPLSILGIALNEDVSSSFNSPSVIRQGLPIASFKRVAEYYQLSDSQMSEKIGTSLRTIVRLQKEQKPLNLIWSDRLYRLARIAAQAQTVFENPQKATDWLKRPNRALNGNAPIDLLDTDAGTQLVADLLERIELGVYS
- a CDS encoding RES family NAD+ phosphorylase, with the translated sequence MSLSLWRIVKRKYADTAFSGEGAFLVGGRWNSQGRRMVYTSGTLSLAALEIFVHMEIEDMPPMVYQKATIPELVKITYLAATELPLDWRNVPAPSVLATIGDDWLQNNETAILAVPSAIIPVEYNYLINPTHPDFAQLTFDEPQPFELDPRLWRSS
- the acs gene encoding acetate--CoA ligase, producing MSEPTIESILQEQRLFPPSAEFASKCQIKSLEDYQQIYERAKADPVAFWESIATEELHWFEPWHTVLEWKPPEVKWFLGGKINISYNCLDRHLQTWRRNKAALIWEGEPGDSRTYTYAQLHREVCQFANVLKQLGVKKGDRVGIYLPMIPEAAIAMLACARIGAPHTVVFGGFSAEALKDRLLDAQAKLVITADGGWRKDKIVPLKEQLDLALAQNGVPSVAQVLVVARTGQTIQMEPGRDHWWHELRVGISPDCPPESMDSEDLLFILYTSGTTGKPKGVVHTTGGYNLYTHITTKWIFDLQDTDIYWCTADVGWITGHSYIVYGPLSNGATTLMYEGVPRPSNPGCFWDIIEKYGVNIFYTAPTAIRSFIKMGEHYPLARNLSSLRLLGTVGEPINPEAWIWYHRIIGGGHCPIVDTWWQTETGGVMITPLPGATPTKPGSATLPFPGIIADVVDLEGNSLPNNQGGYLVIKHPWPGMMRTVYGDPDRFRRTYWEHIPPKDGQYLYFAGDGARKDDQGYFWVMGRVDDVINVSGHRLGTMEIESALVSHKAVAEAAVVGCPDEIKGEDIFAFVTLENNYQPSDSLSDELKQHVVKEIGAIARPGQIRFTDGLPKTRSGKIMRRLLRNLAAGQDVVGDTSTLEDRSVLDKLREQDH